AATTTTATTATTTCTGGATAACGCCCACTCTATCCTTCAACAAGCCGAAATTTTTAGAAATCAGTTATAAAATTGTTGCTAGATTCCCCTAGATAAAAAGAGGAACCCGTGCTTGATTGAAAGGCACTTGCTCTACCTCTTTTAATTAACCTATTGAAAGATGCATAACATGGGGATGTTCTATATCAAAACATCCGGATGTTTTGCCTAACAACATGGGGATGTTTTGAAATGATTTATTTATTAAGAAAAGCTCTTCTTTACTTTAAAAATAATTTGTTTTCTTTGTGTAGTTGTTTGTTCTAAGTAATGCTCATGAGACGAAAATGGTTTAAAAGGATTGTAGGGCTACTACTAGTTCCTGTCTTTCTATTTGTATTATTGATGTTCTCGCTTTATATTCCGCCTGTGCAGAATTTTTTGCGTAAGGAACTCATTAAATATGCCTCAGAAGCAACAGGAATGCAATTGGGAATAAAACGCATTGATCTTCGCTTTCCTCTAAATCTACAAATAAGAGAAGTTACCCTTATTCAGAAAACGGATACCCTGTTATCACTTGAACGCCTGAATGTTAGTGTGCAGATGTTACCTTTGTTTCGAGGAGAAGTTAAGGTAAAAGAACTTGCTTTAAACTCAACTTCTTTTAATTCGGCGGAGCTTTTGCATGGCATGAAGATAAAAGGGGTGTTGGGTAATTTGAATTTGAAAAGTCATGATGTAAACCTTGCGGATGAAAATGCTTTATTGGGTGCTGTAGAACTTAGCAATACTCACATTCATTTGCAGCTCGAAAAAGATACCTTACCTCCAGAAGAAGCAAAAAAAGAACCGCTCCGCTGGAAGATAGCATTGCAAATGTTGAAATTGCATGATGTGTCTTTTAATTTACATATGCCCGAAGACTCTATGCGCTTGGGAGGTCATGTTTCTCAGGCGATACTTGAAGGTACTAAGATCGATTTTGGACGTCTTTCATATACTTTACAACAATTTAAACTAAATGGCAGCTCTTTTTATGCCGATCTGAATTCACTTAAACCGAATGTTGGCTTTGACGCTTCTCATATTGCTGTGCGAGATGTAAATGTATCGGTCGACTCTTTGTTATGGCAAAAAAACAGACTAAAGGCGATGATTCGTCAGTTTTCTCTGAATGAACGTTCCGGACTAAGTATCACTGAAGCTTCGGGAAGCTTGGTTACTGACGGTACATCGCTGCGTATACCTTTACTCAAGTTGCTTACTCCTAATTCTCAGGTGAACTTTTCTGGGCAGACTGCCTGGTTTGTGAAAGATGCATCTCAATCTCCAATTTATGCTAAGCTAGATGCTTTTATAGGAAAGCAGGATGTAATGCTGTTTGCCGGAAATCTGCCGGAAGCATTCAGGAGAGATTATCCTTTTCGGGCACTTAGAGTAGAGGGGGGAATAGAGGGAAGTTTAAAACATCTACAGTTGTCTCGTTTTAAAGTTGAGTTGCCGGGAGCTTTGTCGATAACTGGAGGAGGGGATTTCTTGAATGTGACAGACTCATTGAAGCGTTCAGCGAATCTTGATTTGCAGGCCATTACAGGTAATTTGGACTTTATGGCTAGTCTGCATCCTATGCTTCGTGAAGGAACATTGGCTTTTCCTTCTGGAATCACGCTCGTAGCTAAAGGTGAACTAAAAGATGCACGTTTTCGAACTCTTGTTAGATTAAAAGATGGAGACGGTAGCCTGTCTCTTAAAGCCGATTATGACGATCATTCGAAAGTTTATAAAGGAGATGTGACGATAGATTCTCTACAAATGAAGCATTTTCTCCCTAAAGATTCTTTATATACTCTTTCCGCATCAGCTGAAATTAGTGGTAGGGGATTGGACTTTGCTTCTTCACGCTCTGTAGCAAATTTCCGTTGTTCGGTTGATCAACTGCACTATGGACGTTTTGCTGTATCGGATATAGGATTAACAGGAGGGCTGAAAAATGGAACATTAAAGGCTATGCTAACAGGTGATAATCAATTGTTTAATCTCTCTGCCAGTGCTGAATATCATTTGAATCAGCCATACACGGAAGGTAAACTTTTACTGGATGTGAAGCAGATTGATTGGTATAAGTTGGGCTATTATCCTAAACCGATGAAACAACCGTTTGCTTTTACTCTCAAAGCATCAGCTCAGAAAGATTCTTTGAAAGCTGTTTTGCAAGCCCATGATTTGGACTTTAGCTGCAAATCAAAAGGAACATTAGAACATTTAATAAAGCAATCAAAAACCTTCTCCGAGGTATTGCTGGCTCAACTAAAGAATAAGCGCTTGGATCATTCAGCACTGCGTAAAGCGCTACCAACAGCCGGTCTGATGCTGAATGCGGGCACCGCTAATCCGCTAAATCGTTTTTTGGCTATTAGAAATATTACGTATAAAAGGTTGGCTTTGAAATTTGGAACCACCCCTGATCGAGGTATCAATGGTCGCGCTTCAGTAGATGGTTTAGTTGTTGATTCTATTCAACTTGATTCGTTATTTTTAAACATAAAGCAAGATACTACGCGCATAACGATGCGTGGCGGAGTAATAAATGCTCCTGATAATCCACAGTTTGTTTTTAAAACATATCTGACAGGAGAAATACGCAATGAAGATGCGGAATTGATGTTGGAGTATCAAAATGAGAAGGGAGAAACTGGAGTATTACTAGGGGTAAATGTAAAGCCTCGTAACAATGGAATTGTGTTCAAGTTTATTCCGGACGAACCGATTGTGGCATTTAGGAAATTTCGTTTTAATGAGGATAATCGTATTTTTTTGCGTAAAGACCGTCATATCTTTGCTAATGTAGAGATGCTAGATAAAGATGGAATGGGGGTTCGTATACACTCTTTGCGTGATACAACTTTCCTTCAGAATATGGACATTGAATTGAGGCGTATTCGCTTAGCTGAAATCAGTGAAGCATTACCATACTTACCTCGTTTTTCGGGATTACTTTCGGCGGAAGGGCATTATGTGCAGACAGCCACTTCTTTGCAACTCTCTACAGAGTCGAATATTGATGAACTTGTGTATGAAAATCAGCGGATAGGTGATGTTTCTTTGGGAGTGACTTGGTTGCCAGGTGAAAAGGGTACTCATTATGTGAATAGCTATTTAACTCACGAGGGAACAGAGGTGATGACATTGAACGGTACTTATCATTCTGAAGGGGTTGGTAATCTTGATGTTAACGGTACCTTGGAGCATTTTCCATTGAGCATAGCAAATGTTTTTATTCCTGATCAGGCGGTTACGCTTTCGGGTGATCTGGATGGTGAGCTTATTTTAACGGGGCAGACGGATAAGCCTGTTGTGAATGGCAAATTAATGCTCGATAGTGTTTCTGTTTTTGCTCGCCAGGCGGGGGCACGTTATTGGTTTGATCACCGTCCGGTCAATATTGAAAATAGTCGCGTTAACTTTGATAAGTTTGCGATATCTACTACAAGTAAAAATCCTTTTATTATCGACGGCTATGTTGATTTTAAAAAGCCGCTTACTCCAATGGCTAATCTGTCTATGAAAGCAGATAATTATACTTTGCTTGATGCACCTCGTACTAATGAGAGTTTGGTGTATGGAAAAGTCTTTGTGGATTTTAACTCAACTCTTCGAGGACCTCTGAATGCCCTTGTAATGCGTGGTAATATGAATTTGCTAGGCAATACGAATGTGACTTATGTATTGCGAGATTCTCCATTGACGGTACAAGATCGTTTGGGCGAGTTGGTTACTTTTACTGACTTTAGTGATACGCTTTCTAGAAAGAAAGAAGATGCTTCGACTCTCTCTTTAGGAGGTCTCGATATGTTAATGACGGTGCATATTGATCCGGCTGTTAGACTTAAAGCAGATTTAACGCCTGATCGTAGTAGTTATGTGTCGTTAGAAGGCGGAGGCGATTTATCTCTGCAATATTCTCCACGTGGTGATCTAGTTCTTTCGGGAAGATATACGCTATCGGGAGGAACTTTAAAATATTCATTGCCGATTATTCCACTAAAAGAGTTTACTGTTGATGAGGGGAGTTATGTGGAATGGAAAGGAAATCCAATGGAACCTACTTTGAATCTAAAAGCGACAGAGAGAATAAGGGCATCTGTTGCCGAAGATGAAAATTCAACTCGTATGGTTAACTTTGATGTTTCAATAGCTGTACAAAATGATTTGAAAGAACTCTCTTTGATTTTTGATTTAAATGCTCCGGAAGATAGCAAAGTACAGAGTGAGATTGCTGCGATGTCGTCTGAAGAGCGGAGTAAGCAGGCAGTGGCACTTTTAGCTACGGGTATTTATATGGCTAATGCAGGCAATAAAAATTCGTCGTTAAATATGAGTGCTGCATTGAATAGTGTGTTGCAGACTCAGATGTCTAATGTTGCGGGAGCGGCTTTAAAAACGGTGAATATCTCATTGGATATGCAAAATTATGATGCGTCGGATGCTGGAGGACAGCGAACGGATTATAGTTTCCGTTATGCTCAGCGCTTCTTTAATGATCGCTTTCAAGTGGTGCTGGGAGGAACGATTTCTACCAGCAAAAATAGGAATCAGACAGAATCATTTATTGATGATGTGTCATTGGAGTATCGTTTGGATAGCTCGGGAACTCGCTATGTAAGGGTGTTCCATAAGAAAAACTATGAGAGTATACTCGAAGGTGAGATTACGGAAACAGGTGTGGGACTTGTACTGCGTAAGAAGATGAATAATTTGGGTGAACTGTTTATTTTTAAACGAAAGAAATAGCTTTGATGAGGATGAAAGGAAATATTTATACTAGGAGTAGATGGTTTAGCTTGCTCGTCGTTTGTCTATCTTTGTTGGTAGGTTGTTCTACTACACGTAATCTACCTGAAGGGGAGGTGCTGTATACAGGGCAAAAGAAGATACAGATTGAAAACAAGGCAACGAATAGAGCGGGACAAGAAGCAATGACTGAAGTGAATGCTGCACTTTCCACACCGCCTAACAATTCTATTATAGGTAGCTCCACGATGCGTTTCCCTTTCCCTTTTGGTTTGTGGGTATATAATGCGTTTGTGAAGCATCAGAAGGGCGTTGGAAAATGGATATTTCGTCGTTTTGCAGCAAAACCGGTATTGATCTCTAATGTAAATCCGGCTATTCATGCTAAAGCTGCTACTAACTTATTGCATGATTATGGTTTTTTCAATGGTCAGGTGGACTATAAAGTTTTGCCTGAAAAAAATCCTAAAAAGGCAAAAGTACAATACAAGGTTGATATGAAGAATCCATATCTGATCGATACCATTATGTACGAGCGTTTTTCTGATGATATTCTGAATACGTTGGAAAAAGGAAGGAGGCGTACTTTGTTGCATCCTGAGCAGCAATTTAATGTACTGACTTTAAACGATGAACGGACAAGACTAACCACCTTGCTTCGTAATAGAGGATATTACTATTTTCGCCCGGATTATTTTAATATTTTGGCTGATACTACCATGCTTCCGGGTAGAGTTTCAATGAAAATAGTACCAAAGGCAGGTGTGCCTAAAGAGGCTGTGAAACGCTGGAATGTAGGTAATATTGCGATGCATTTATATGGAGTGAACGGTGAGGCGCCTAATGACTCTTTGATGTATAAGGATTTAAAAATATATTATCGAAACAAGCTAAAGGTGCGTCCTTCGGTACTTTACAGGCAATTAAGATTTCATCAGAATCAGTCTTATTCTTTTTTGAGGCAGACTCGTACGCAAGATAAGATGACGCAACTTGGAATGTTTCGCTATGTAGACATGCTTTATTCTCCACGGGATAGTATGGGTTTATCTGAGCTGCTGGATGTAAACATTAAAACGGCTTATGATTTACCTCTTGATGGAGAATTGAATCTGAATGTGACAACAAAAAGCAATAATTTAACAGGTCCGGGAGCATCTTTTAGTGTTACTAGAAAGAATTTGTTTGGTGGCGGTGAGAATCTTACTGTCGGTTTAAAGGGCTCGTATGAGTGGCAAACGGGTTCACAGCAGGGAGAGAGTAAATCGGCTATGAATTCTTATGAAATGGGACTTTCCGCATCTTTAATGATTCCGAGGGTTCTTTTTCCAAAACTAGGAAAAAAAGATTATGACTTCCCGGCTACAACTACTTTTAATGTATATATTAATCAATTAAATAGGGCGAAATTCTTTAAACTGTTATCGTTCGGTGGAAACGCTACTTATGTATTCAAGCCTACAAGGGTGAGTAAGCATACGGTAGTGCCGTTTAAATTAGTCTTTAATGTTTTGAGAGATACTACTGCTTTATTCCACTCAATAGCTAATGAAAATCGTGCTTTATACTTAAGTTTAAGTAATCAGTTTATCCCTTCGATGAGTTATACTTATACTTATGATAATACTGCTCTGCGGAGACAGAGAAATAGAATTTGGTGGGAAACGACTTTAGCTTCGGCGGGAAATGTGACTTCTCTTATTTATAAAGCTTTTGGAGATAGATTTGGACGGCAAAAAGACTTATTAGGAGCTCCTTTTGCACAGTTTTTAAAATTCAGCTCTGAGATTCGTTATAATTGGAATATTGATAAAAACCAATCTTTAGCAATGCGTTTGGGAGGCGGAGTGATCTATTCTTATGGGAATTCTGATGTGGCGCCTTATAGTGAGCAGTTTTATGTTGGAGGTGCAAATAGTATTCGTGCTTTTACTATTCGTAGTATTGGTCCCGGAAGCTATCGTCCTGTTAGCAATACAAAATACTCTTATATTGATCAGATAGGCGATGTTAAGCTTCAGGCGAACATAGAATATCGTTTTCGCATTTTGCGGGATTTGCATGGGGCGTTGTTCTTAGATGCAGGTAATGTGTGGTTGTTGAGAAAAGATTCTGATCGCCCCGGAGGAGAGTTTGCTCTTAAAGGATTAACCGATGAGATAGCACTAGGAACAGGGGCGGGATTGCGTTATGATCTCTCTTTCTTGGTACTTCGTCTGGATTGTGGGGTGGGGATACATGCACCTTATCAGACAACGCGTAAAGGATACTATAATATTCCTTCTTTCAAAGATGCCCTTGCCTGGCATCTTGCTATTGGATATCCATTCTGAAAAAGGATATATGCGGAAAGAAATGAGTGATAATTAGACTGTCAAAGAGCGTATTTTTTGTACTTTTGCCAAATATTTAAGGCGTACTATTAATCTTATTAAATATATTAAGGTGCATATGAAACCAACATTATTTGTGCTTGCTGCCGGCATGGGCAGTCGTTATGGGGGGCTTAAACAGCTTGATGGTTTAGGTCCTAATGGTGAAACTATTATGGATTATTCTATCTTTGATGCTATTCGTGGAGGATTTGGCAAGGTAGTTTTTGTAATCCGTAAAGACTTTGAACAAGACTTCAGAGACAAAATTTTAAGTAAATATGAAAATCATATTCCTGTAGAATTAGTTTTTCAGGCATTAGATTCTCTGCCTGCAGGTTTTGCTTGTCCGGCTGACCGAGTTAAACCTTGGGGAACAAATCATGCGGTGTTGATGGGAAAGGATGTTATAAAGGAGCCTTTTGCCGTAATCAACGCTGATGATTTTTATGGTCGTGATAGCTTTGAAGTTTTAGGAAAGGCTTTGGCTGATATGAATGGTAAGGCTAATGACTACTGCATGGTAGGTTATCGTGTGGGTAATACCCTTTCA
This window of the uncultured Bacteroides sp. genome carries:
- a CDS encoding translocation/assembly module TamB domain-containing protein; this encodes MRRKWFKRIVGLLLVPVFLFVLLMFSLYIPPVQNFLRKELIKYASEATGMQLGIKRIDLRFPLNLQIREVTLIQKTDTLLSLERLNVSVQMLPLFRGEVKVKELALNSTSFNSAELLHGMKIKGVLGNLNLKSHDVNLADENALLGAVELSNTHIHLQLEKDTLPPEEAKKEPLRWKIALQMLKLHDVSFNLHMPEDSMRLGGHVSQAILEGTKIDFGRLSYTLQQFKLNGSSFYADLNSLKPNVGFDASHIAVRDVNVSVDSLLWQKNRLKAMIRQFSLNERSGLSITEASGSLVTDGTSLRIPLLKLLTPNSQVNFSGQTAWFVKDASQSPIYAKLDAFIGKQDVMLFAGNLPEAFRRDYPFRALRVEGGIEGSLKHLQLSRFKVELPGALSITGGGDFLNVTDSLKRSANLDLQAITGNLDFMASLHPMLREGTLAFPSGITLVAKGELKDARFRTLVRLKDGDGSLSLKADYDDHSKVYKGDVTIDSLQMKHFLPKDSLYTLSASAEISGRGLDFASSRSVANFRCSVDQLHYGRFAVSDIGLTGGLKNGTLKAMLTGDNQLFNLSASAEYHLNQPYTEGKLLLDVKQIDWYKLGYYPKPMKQPFAFTLKASAQKDSLKAVLQAHDLDFSCKSKGTLEHLIKQSKTFSEVLLAQLKNKRLDHSALRKALPTAGLMLNAGTANPLNRFLAIRNITYKRLALKFGTTPDRGINGRASVDGLVVDSIQLDSLFLNIKQDTTRITMRGGVINAPDNPQFVFKTYLTGEIRNEDAELMLEYQNEKGETGVLLGVNVKPRNNGIVFKFIPDEPIVAFRKFRFNEDNRIFLRKDRHIFANVEMLDKDGMGVRIHSLRDTTFLQNMDIELRRIRLAEISEALPYLPRFSGLLSAEGHYVQTATSLQLSTESNIDELVYENQRIGDVSLGVTWLPGEKGTHYVNSYLTHEGTEVMTLNGTYHSEGVGNLDVNGTLEHFPLSIANVFIPDQAVTLSGDLDGELILTGQTDKPVVNGKLMLDSVSVFARQAGARYWFDHRPVNIENSRVNFDKFAISTTSKNPFIIDGYVDFKKPLTPMANLSMKADNYTLLDAPRTNESLVYGKVFVDFNSTLRGPLNALVMRGNMNLLGNTNVTYVLRDSPLTVQDRLGELVTFTDFSDTLSRKKEDASTLSLGGLDMLMTVHIDPAVRLKADLTPDRSSYVSLEGGGDLSLQYSPRGDLVLSGRYTLSGGTLKYSLPIIPLKEFTVDEGSYVEWKGNPMEPTLNLKATERIRASVAEDENSTRMVNFDVSIAVQNDLKELSLIFDLNAPEDSKVQSEIAAMSSEERSKQAVALLATGIYMANAGNKNSSLNMSAALNSVLQTQMSNVAGAALKTVNISLDMQNYDASDAGGQRTDYSFRYAQRFFNDRFQVVLGGTISTSKNRNQTESFIDDVSLEYRLDSSGTRYVRVFHKKNYESILEGEITETGVGLVLRKKMNNLGELFIFKRKK
- a CDS encoding BamA/TamA family outer membrane protein, with translation MKGNIYTRSRWFSLLVVCLSLLVGCSTTRNLPEGEVLYTGQKKIQIENKATNRAGQEAMTEVNAALSTPPNNSIIGSSTMRFPFPFGLWVYNAFVKHQKGVGKWIFRRFAAKPVLISNVNPAIHAKAATNLLHDYGFFNGQVDYKVLPEKNPKKAKVQYKVDMKNPYLIDTIMYERFSDDILNTLEKGRRRTLLHPEQQFNVLTLNDERTRLTTLLRNRGYYYFRPDYFNILADTTMLPGRVSMKIVPKAGVPKEAVKRWNVGNIAMHLYGVNGEAPNDSLMYKDLKIYYRNKLKVRPSVLYRQLRFHQNQSYSFLRQTRTQDKMTQLGMFRYVDMLYSPRDSMGLSELLDVNIKTAYDLPLDGELNLNVTTKSNNLTGPGASFSVTRKNLFGGGENLTVGLKGSYEWQTGSQQGESKSAMNSYEMGLSASLMIPRVLFPKLGKKDYDFPATTTFNVYINQLNRAKFFKLLSFGGNATYVFKPTRVSKHTVVPFKLVFNVLRDTTALFHSIANENRALYLSLSNQFIPSMSYTYTYDNTALRRQRNRIWWETTLASAGNVTSLIYKAFGDRFGRQKDLLGAPFAQFLKFSSEIRYNWNIDKNQSLAMRLGGGVIYSYGNSDVAPYSEQFYVGGANSIRAFTIRSIGPGSYRPVSNTKYSYIDQIGDVKLQANIEYRFRILRDLHGALFLDAGNVWLLRKDSDRPGGEFALKGLTDEIALGTGAGLRYDLSFLVLRLDCGVGIHAPYQTTRKGYYNIPSFKDALAWHLAIGYPF
- a CDS encoding nucleotidyltransferase, whose product is MKPTLFVLAAGMGSRYGGLKQLDGLGPNGETIMDYSIFDAIRGGFGKVVFVIRKDFEQDFRDKILSKYENHIPVELVFQALDSLPAGFACPADRVKPWGTNHAVLMGKDVIKEPFAVINADDFYGRDSFEVLGKALADMNGKANDYCMVGYRVGNTLSESGSVARGVCETNADGYLTTVVERTAIERIEGKVSFKDENGELVTIGDNTPVSMNMWGFTPDYFKYSEDYFVEFLNANMANLKAEYFIPLMVNKLINEGTARVKVLDTTAKWFGVTYADDRQGVVDKIQALVDAGEYPAKLF